From the genome of uncultured Bacteroides sp.:
CAGGATATCCTTCACGATCAGCCTGGCGACTCATAGCTAAATACATACCAACTTCTGTACATTCTCCCATGAAATGATTGTTAAGGTCTTTAATCATTTCTTCGTCGCAACCTTTTGCAACACCAACAACGTGTTCGTCAGCAAAAGTTAAAGCACCTACAGTTTCTTCTACTTCTACAAACTTGCTGGCAGGAGCCTTGCATAATGGGCATTTTTCTGGAGCTGAATCACCTTCATGAACGTAACCGCAAACTGTACATCTAAATTTTTTCATTTTCGTTGTGTTTTAATGAGTTAA
Proteins encoded in this window:
- a CDS encoding NADH peroxidase — protein: MKKFRCTVCGYVHEGDSAPEKCPLCKAPASKFVEVEETVGALTFADEHVVGVAKGCDEEMIKDLNNHFMGECTEVGMYLAMSRQADREGYPEIAEAFKRYAWEEAEHASKFAELLGDVVWDTKTNLQKRKDAEQGACEDKKRIATRAKQLNLDAIHDTVHEMCKDEARHGKGFEGLYNRYFK